One Edaphobacter lichenicola DNA window includes the following coding sequences:
- a CDS encoding DUF4254 domain-containing protein has product MLDALLIIRMQDEMTAALHETENEVAFETGADGLMALAMAQHRANFELWHEEDKARVPGVPDAEIVRVKHAIDALNQRRNDLVEKMDLWLMERLEQDPVAPLHSETPGLMIDRLSILALKIYHTREEAHRGSATEEHRSRNVGRLALLVEQREDLAGCLDVLWSEVLAGRRRFKLYRQMKMYNDPELNPAVYGRG; this is encoded by the coding sequence ATGCTCGATGCACTTTTGATAATCCGGATGCAGGACGAGATGACAGCGGCCCTGCATGAGACTGAGAACGAGGTGGCGTTCGAAACGGGAGCTGATGGCTTGATGGCGCTGGCGATGGCGCAGCACCGGGCTAACTTCGAGCTCTGGCATGAGGAGGATAAGGCGCGGGTTCCTGGGGTGCCTGATGCGGAGATCGTGCGGGTGAAGCATGCGATCGATGCGTTAAACCAGCGCCGGAACGATCTGGTAGAGAAGATGGATCTGTGGCTGATGGAGCGGCTGGAGCAGGATCCGGTGGCTCCCCTGCACTCGGAGACGCCGGGGCTGATGATTGATCGACTCTCCATTCTGGCGTTGAAGATTTACCACACGCGGGAGGAGGCGCACAGGGGGAGCGCGACCGAGGAGCATCGCTCGCGCAATGTGGGGCGGCTGGCGCTGCTGGTGGAGCAGCGCGAGGATCTGGCAGGCTGCCTGGATGTGCTGTGGAGCGAGGTGCTGGCGGGCAGGCGACGGTTTAAGCTCTATCGACAGATGAAGATGTATAACGACCCTGAGTTGAACCCGGCGGTGTATGGGCGGGGATAA
- a CDS encoding tetratricopeptide repeat protein, whose translation MAQTKTATVPTATKRAPRTLAGTIPQTNDNARAQLVAHYEVALRLMQEGKYDKAHAAFDKMLAAGAGELSDRVRMYSTACAQQMTKGKNAFSNCEEQYDYAISLLNDGHYEDAREHFHLILKENEKADYAFYGLAVLASMTGDSHHCLEHLTEAIRQNPRNRIQARADSDFQDMADDPRFTELLYPEA comes from the coding sequence ATGGCTCAGACAAAGACTGCAACTGTACCTACTGCAACAAAGCGTGCTCCACGCACACTCGCTGGAACCATTCCTCAGACAAACGACAATGCGCGCGCGCAGTTGGTGGCTCACTATGAAGTTGCGCTGCGGCTGATGCAGGAGGGGAAGTACGACAAGGCGCACGCGGCGTTCGACAAGATGCTGGCCGCCGGGGCGGGCGAACTGAGCGACCGGGTCCGCATGTACTCGACGGCTTGCGCGCAGCAGATGACCAAGGGAAAGAATGCCTTTTCCAACTGCGAAGAACAATATGACTACGCCATCTCTCTGCTGAACGACGGACACTACGAAGATGCGCGGGAGCACTTCCACCTGATCCTGAAGGAGAACGAGAAGGCGGATTATGCCTTCTACGGTCTGGCGGTGCTGGCGAGCATGACGGGGGACTCGCATCACTGCCTGGAGCATCTGACCGAGGCGATCCGACAGAATCCACGGAACAGAATCCAGGCGCGGGCAGACTCGGACTTTCAGGATATGGCCGACGATCCGCGCTTTACGGAGCTGCTGTATCCCGAAGCATAA
- a CDS encoding UDP-N-acetylglucosamine-transferase, producing the protein MIFVSIATYRDPQLVPTMEDCIAKARQPERLRFGICWQHDPKKDTLPFRNDDCFRILAVDWRESKGACWARSEVMKLWRGEDWFLQVDSHCRFAWDWDAKLLDEMGQTGSAKPILSTYASPFTPGGDEVLVDGPLQMVFQGFTEDGIPHMKPLAIADWQNLTKPRRARFLSAGFMFAQGTFVEEIGYDPELYFLGEETAMTLRAFTSGYDLFHPQETIVWHDYGRSTAPKHWGDHTEHTEDKAGLVWHELDLRSKEKVLRLLAGQPVESYGLGSARSLEEYEAYAGLSFNLRKAQDYTVRGGEPPNPEAAADWAGQIFPWMVRITFDRAALPAAALDDPEFWYVGVKDESGAEIYRQDIPQSQLAKLPSGESKIVLVCEFESGAIPAAWTVWPVSRSLGWLNRIEGTLGDEDYAIVLEDDTE; encoded by the coding sequence GCAGCTGGTTCCTACGATGGAAGACTGCATCGCGAAGGCTCGCCAGCCTGAACGGCTGCGCTTTGGGATTTGTTGGCAACACGATCCCAAAAAAGATACGCTTCCCTTTCGCAATGACGACTGCTTCAGAATACTTGCTGTTGACTGGCGGGAGAGTAAGGGGGCCTGCTGGGCGCGCTCCGAGGTGATGAAGCTGTGGCGGGGCGAGGACTGGTTTTTGCAGGTGGACTCGCACTGCCGGTTTGCTTGGGATTGGGATGCGAAGCTGCTCGACGAGATGGGGCAGACAGGGAGCGCTAAGCCGATCTTGAGCACGTATGCCTCGCCGTTTACGCCTGGTGGCGACGAGGTGTTGGTGGATGGGCCGCTGCAGATGGTCTTTCAGGGATTCACCGAGGATGGTATTCCGCATATGAAGCCTCTAGCGATAGCGGATTGGCAGAACCTGACGAAGCCGCGACGGGCGCGATTTCTTTCGGCGGGATTTATGTTTGCGCAGGGCACTTTTGTGGAAGAGATTGGATACGATCCTGAGTTGTATTTTCTGGGGGAGGAGACGGCGATGACGCTGCGCGCCTTCACCAGCGGATATGACCTGTTTCATCCGCAGGAGACGATCGTCTGGCATGACTACGGCAGGTCGACCGCGCCTAAGCACTGGGGCGATCACACTGAGCATACTGAGGACAAGGCCGGTCTCGTGTGGCATGAACTGGACTTGCGCAGCAAGGAGAAGGTTCTACGGCTGCTTGCGGGACAGCCTGTGGAGAGCTATGGATTGGGATCGGCGCGGAGCCTTGAGGAGTATGAGGCTTATGCGGGACTTTCGTTCAACCTGCGAAAGGCTCAGGATTACACGGTGCGGGGTGGGGAGCCACCGAATCCCGAGGCTGCTGCCGACTGGGCCGGACAGATATTTCCGTGGATGGTGCGGATCACGTTTGATCGCGCGGCACTGCCTGCTGCTGCGCTCGACGATCCCGAGTTCTGGTATGTCGGGGTGAAGGATGAGAGCGGCGCTGAGATCTATCGTCAAGATATTCCGCAGTCACAGCTTGCCAAGCTTCCGAGCGGCGAATCGAAGATCGTTCTGGTTTGCGAGTTCGAGTCTGGGGCGATTCCGGCGGCTTGGACGGTGTGGCCGGTGAGCCGTTCGCTGGGATGGCTGAACAGGATTGAAGGCACCCTGGGCGATGAGGATTATGCGATCGTCCTCGAAGACGACACTGAATAA